One Scomber scombrus chromosome 4, fScoSco1.1, whole genome shotgun sequence genomic region harbors:
- the LOC133979390 gene encoding zinc finger protein 846-like, which yields MSSAQYLREFINERLTAAAEEIFRVFHKTVVEYEEEIDRQRRLLDTAWKPEITLNRIELPQQHVCKEEKEEDVLTDQQLCDQETNSSLDQVDPEPPQIKEEQDELCVSLEGEQLVLKQETETFISTATYEENEYQTQDSSLDETQSALEDEHVFSIPVKSSEVPELNNDDQLLSHNSHVAESQDHKGGKQGDSGSTRNTETKAQKRHCESESHTDNEHTSTMLKTNNNTQESSHSSEKSFRCETCGNQFKHMFNLRRHLTLHKGDGPKNCGICGRDFRFNSGLMAHMRIHTSEKHFFCITCGKRFSQRSNLKNHMRTHIVDETNSRETCGKTFDLSLIERHMKTHRGQGLFRCNTCGKRFTQKLNLTRHINMYHGGEKLNCSMKDSG from the exons ATGTCTTCAGCTCAGTATTTAAGAGAGTTCATCAACGAGAgactaactgctgctgctgaagaaatattcagaGTTTTTCACAAAACTGTCGTCGAGTATGAAGAAGAGATCGACCGTCAGCGCAGACTGCTGGATACCGCTTGGAAACCTGAAATTACGTTAAACAGGATAG AGCTCCCACAGCAACATGTCTgtaaggaggagaaggaggaggatgttctcactgaccagcagctctgtgaccaGGAGACAAACTCTAGTTTGGACCAAGTGGACccagagcctccacagattAAAGAAGAGCAGGATGAGCTCTGCGTCAGTCTGGAGGGAGAGCAGCTGGTGCTGAAGCAGGAGACTGAAACCTTTATATCGACTGCTACTTATGAGGAAAATGAATATCAGACTCAGGACTCCAGTCTTGATGAAACTCAGAGTGCATTAGAGGATGAGCATGTTTTCAGCATACCAGTTAAAAGCTCTGAGGTACCAGAATTAAATAATGATGACCAGCTTCTCTCTCATAACTCTCATGTAGCTGAGAGCCAAGATCACAAAGGAGGCAAACAAGGAGACTCAGGATCTACTAGAAATACAGAGACAAAAGCACAAAAGAGACattgtgaaagtgaaagtcaCACTGACAATGAACACACCTCTACTATGTTAAAGACAAACAATAATACACAAGAGAGTTCTCACAGCAGTGAAAAGTCTTTCAGATGTGAAACTTGTGGAAACCAGTTTAAGCATATGTTCAATTTGCGAAGACACCTGACACTCCACAAAGGTGACGGACCAAAGAATTGTGGAATATGTGGGAGAGATTTCAGATTTAACAGTGGGTTAATGGCCCACATGAGAATCCACACAAGTGAGAAGCATTTCTTTTGCATCACCTGTGGGAAAAGATTCAGTCAGAGGTCAAACTTGAAAAACCATATGAGAACACACATAGTCGATGAGACAAACTCCAGGGAAACCTGTGGAAAAACATTTGACTTGTCATTAATCGAGAGGCATATGAAGACCCACAGAGGTCAGGGCCTGTTCCGTTGCAACACATGTGGGAAAAGATTCACTCAGAAGTTAAATTTGACAAGACATATTAATATGTACCACGGTGGTGAAAAGCTGAACTGCAGCATGAAGGATTCAGGGTAG